TCGACCGCCAGGCCGCCCACGCGGCTGGCCAGCTCGGCGATGCACCAGCCGAGCGTCTGGCCCTGCCACTGGATGGTACAGTCGGGCCGCCACAACTGAAAGAGCCGCCAGCCGTCCACGGCGTGCAGCCGCAGCAGGTTGACCCCCTCGGCGGCGACGCGGCTCTGCTCCCACAGGAAAAAGGGCCGGCTCTCCACGCGCTCTTCGCCAGCGGCGGTGCGCAGGCCCAGCTCTACCGATACCCGGGCCAGGGGGCGCAGAGCGGGAGGCGTGTCGTAGCGGCCGGCGCGGTTGTCCAGCTCGATGTGCGTGTCGCCGCTGGTCGGGCTCTCGCGCAGGCGCAGCCGCAGGATGTCCGCCTGCGGCACGGTCAGCTCGGCGTCTGGCTTGCCTTCGTACCACAGGTCGAGGCGCAGGGCCTCGTTCAGCGCGTGCAGGTGGATAGCCGTGCCGGTCTGGGTGATGGCCAGGCGCCGCTCGTGAGCGGCAGGGGTAAAGGCCAGAGGGATCTTGAACGACCAGTGCTCGAAATCCCGCGAGAAGAGGGCGGTGGGCGTGGTCCACGAGCTCTGACCGCTGGACAGGCAGTCCCAGTAGGTCAGCCAGTAGAGCGAGCCGAGGGCACCGGAGGCCTGGAACAGGCAGGGCGCCCTGGCCGTCGAGCCGACCGCGGGCAGGCCCGGCGGTACGATGCCCTGGTAGTGGCTCAGCGTGGCCGTGGCCCGATCCCAGCGCGCGGTGACGATGCGCCCGTCACCGTTGGAGGCGCGGTCCAGGCTGGCCGCCACGAGGTAGCGGCTCAGCGATGCACTCCAGATGACAGAGAGCCCGTAGCAGTTCTCGTACTCGCCGCCGGTCTCCATCAGCGAGTGCACCGTCGTCCAGGAGCCCCACGTTCCACCCGCACAGTAGCCCACGCAGATGTAGCGGTATCCGCTTCGTTGGAGGGTGTACCACAGGTCGTCCTTTCCGCCAGAGGCGAGGTGATAGCGGCAGCCGGGCGCGCCGCCAGGAACGGCCCGCACTGTCGACGGGGCGGACCACGTTTGCCCGCCATCGGTCGAGGTGCGCTCGAGCAGCTCTGTGCCGTCCGGCTTGACGTAAGCCAGGCGCAGCGTGCCGGAATGGTTGGAGAGGCACAGGTCGCCGTTGGGCCGGGCGAGGGCCCCGCCAGCGGCCACGAGCACGGTGTAGGCGGCCGGGTAGAGCCCCCAGCCGACGGCCGGGTCGCCGGTGGGATCCAGCGACGTTGGCGCGGTGACCTGGCGCAGGCGGATGCAGCCGCTCGTGTCGAGCGCGGCGATGAGGATGCTCCCGGACGCAACGGCGCACTCGCTGCACTGCACGTCGGCGGGGCCGGCCGTGCCGATGACCGAAAAGCGGGGTTGTTTGTCGCGCACCACCAGACGCAGGCGTGGCGACTGGGTGCTCAAACGCTGGGCGGCCAAGTGGGTGGCGGTGAGGGTGCGCATCAGCGGGCCTCCGGGTGGGGCGTCGGGCTAGACAAAGCGGACATCGCGTATGGCCCCTCTGGAGGAATAGGTCAGCTCGCGCAGGACGACATTGCGCAGGCGGTATTGCATCAGCTCGAGCACCAGGGGCGCGCGGCAGCGCAGGGTGAGGACGCCGTCTTCGAAAGAGTCGGCGTGCGTCTGCTCGACCGTTGCGCGGTACACTCCGGGCAAAAGCTGCGCTTTGAGCTCCTCCTGCGTATTGAGCCACCATTGCTTGTGTAGGGGTAATTCATCGGTCTTGTTCGGGAGAGCCGGCGCACCAGCAGCGGACGCGGGGACACCAGGGGGTGAGTCGTCGGGCGCCAGTGCGGTGGCAGGGGTGGGTGCCGGTGCATCGCCCTCGGGAGTGGGCAGGGTGAGCTGGTAGGCGCGCTGGTAGTCCGCGGCGGAGATGCCGTAGCGTTCCAGCCAGCGCTGGTGGTCGCGCTGCAGGGCGAGGGAGAGGGTAGCCACCTGTTCAGGGCGCAGCAGGGGCAGCTCGCGCGCCACGCGAAAGACATAACGCGTGCGCGGGCCCGGGTCACCCGGTCCGGTGGCGATGAGGTGCTCGGCGCGCAGGCGGGCCAGAGGGCCGGGCCGGTTGGCCTGGCCTTTGCGTCCTTTGACGCGGCCGCGCGACTGGTCGCTGTTGGTCAGCATGCGGGCCAGGTGCGAGAGGGAGGGGAAAGCGGTATCCTTGTTGCCGTAGCAGAAAGAGACCAGCAGCTCCCACAGCGAAAAGGCGGCGTTGCCCAGGTAGGGCCGCCAGAAGTAGTGGGCATAGTTGTGGACTACTGTAAAGCCGGTCCTGGCGGGATCGCGCTCGGCGCCCATCTCGCGCCAGGGGCTCTCTCTGGCCAGCAGGCCGTTGTCGGTGGCGGCCATACTAACGGCCGCCGCGCAGGAGGAAGCGGTGCACCTCGTCGGTCATTGACGGGTACGCTTTGAGCACCCCGCGCAGGAACTTGCGCCCCGGGTTGCGCCGCCCCAGATAGACCATACCCAGCATGGCGCCGCTCACCCCCAGCCGCCGCGCCATATCGTCGATGGTCAGCCCTTCGTTGCGTTGCTGCCCGCGCAGCAGACGTATCAGCCGCTCCAGACTCGTGTGCTCGCCAGTCACCGTTTCCTCTCCCCAGTCGATGTTGTGCCCGCGCCCACGCTCTGACGGCAGTTTAGCACATCTGTTCTAATCAGTCAAGCGGGAGGGGGTCAAATTGGCCATTTGGAGGCACGAATTCTTCACATTTGTGCTATAATGGTGGCGGGCGTGGAGTGGGCGGGGAGGGCGGTTCTCGAACCGCCCCTACGGGCACAGACGTGGTGGTGGGCGGTTCTCGAACCGCCCCTACGGGCACAGACGTGGTGGTGGGCGGTTCTCGAACCGCCCCTACGGGCACGGACGTGGTGGGGGGCGGTTGCCGAACCGCCTCTACGGGTGGCGTTGTAGTTGTGGCGACGCGAGGGAGTTGATGAGATGAGACTTCCAAAGTCTCCCCGACTTGGGAAGTCTAGTGGGTGGTGGTGGTCGGCGGGCCGGGCCGGGCGGAAGCGTGAAAGGACCTGAATGCTGCTCCACGAGTCCCCTTACATCGCTTCTCTGGTAATCACCGCGGCGCTGGCGCTGGCGGCGGCACTGTACTTCTCCCGCCGCGCGCCGCGCGGCGTCGTCCCCTTCGTAGCCCTGATGGCAGGGGTGGCCTGCTGGGCTTCTTTCTATGCCCTGGAGCTGTCCACCCCTGACCTGGCCACCAAGCTCTTCTGGTTCGGGCTCAAGTACGTGGGCATCGTGACTTTGCCGCCGGCCTATGTCCAGTACGCGCTGCGCTACACGGACCAGGAGGGCCTGCTCCGCGGCCGTGCCAAGGTGCTGCTGGCGGTAGAGCCGCTCTTTTTCCTGCTGGCCCTGTGGACCAATGGCGCGCATCACTGGGTGTGGACCGGGGCTAGAGTCGTATTGGCCGACGGGGCCAACGGGGTTCTGGTACTGGATCATGGCTGGGCCTTTTGGTTGAATATGGTCTATTCCAACGGCCTGAGCCTGGTTGGGCAGCTCGTGCTGGCCGGCAGCCTGATCCACGCCTCACCGTTGCACCGCCGGCAAACTGCGGTATTGATGCTGGCCTGCTCTCTGCCGCTGCTGACGAGCGTGGCTTCCGTGGTGCAGGCTGCTCCCCTGGGCCTGCCGAGCCTCGTGCCGCCGGCCGCGCTCCTGGCCGGATTGGTGATGGGTTACGGCCTGCTGCGCTTTGATCTGCCGGATGTGCTGCCGGTGGCGCGCGAGGTCACGCTGGAGCACGTGGCTGAGGGCGTGGTGGTGGTGAGCCGCGGGGGCCGGGTGGTGGATGCCAACGCGGCTGCCCTGGCGCTGGCCGGCTTGACCCGCGGCCAGGCCGTGGGTCGGCCGGCAGCCGAGGTGCTGAGCTTTGTACCGGCCGCGCTGGAGCGAGCTGGCGGCCTCGATGCGTGGCAGGGGCTGGAGGAGTGGACCCAGGCGGGGCAGGTGCGGCAGTTGGACCTGTTTGTGTCGCTCTTGCGCGGCAGGCGTGGTCAGGAGTCGGGCCATGTCGCGGTGATCCGCGACATTACGGAGCGACTTGCCGTCGAGAACGAGCTGCTGGCCCGCTCCAACGAGCTGGCCGAGCTGTATGATACCAGTCTGGCCATTGCCTCCGAGCTGGACCTGCAAAAGCTGCTGCCGGTCATCGTCGAACGGGCCAACCGGCTGCTGACGGCTATGGGAACGGGGCTCTACCTCTATGATGCCGAGAAAGACAACCTATTCTATGAGGTAGGCACGGGCCTATCCGAGCAGTTCGTTGGCAGCAGCCTGGGGCGGGGCGAGGGGCTCAGCGGACGGGTGCTGGAAACGGAGCTGCCGCTGGCGGTGGAGGACTATCACCACTGGCCTGGCCGCTCGTTGCAGTTCGAGGCTCAGGCCGTGGGCAGTGTGCTGGGGGTGCCGGTGCGCTGGCAGGGCCGCGTTCTGGGCGTGATCGAGGTGCAGCGCGAGGCGGGCCGGCCCTTTACCAGCGAAGAGCGGCGCCTGATGGACCTGTTCGCCATCCAGGCCGCCAGCGCTCTGGGCAATGCCCGGCTCTACCAGGCCGCCCAGCGCGAGCTGCAGGAGCGGCGGCTGGCCGAGTCGGCCCTGCGCGCCTCCGAAGCGCGCTACCGGGCCACGGTGCAGGACCAGACCGAGCAGATCTACCGGATGAAGCCCGACCTGACCATCACCTTTGCCAACGACGCGGCCTGCCGCTTTCAGGGCGTACTGCCGCAGCAGGTGGTCGGGCGCAGCGTTCTGGAAGATGTCCTGCCCGAGGACCAGGCGGGGGTGCGGCAGATCCTGGGCATGATCAGCCCCGAGCAGCCGGTGCTCGTATCGGAGAACCGCAACGTGGGCGCGGACCAACAGCAGCACTGGTTCCAGTGGACCAATCGCGGCATCTTTGACGAGTCGGGCCGGCTGGTCGAGCTGCTCTCGGTGGGCCGCAACATCGATGAGCGCAAGAGCGCCGAAGCGGACCGGGAGCGCCTGGAGGAGCAACTGCGCCTGGCGCAGCGCACTGAGGCGGTGGGCATCCTGGCCGGCGGTGTGGCTCACGAGTTCAACAACCTGCTCACGGTCATCCGGGGCAACGTGGAGCTGCTGCAGGCCGACCTGGCGGAGCAGCCGGCGATGCAGGCTCCGCTGGAGGCCATTGCGCGCACCGCGCAGCGGGCCACCGCGCTGACCCGGCAACTGCTGGCCCTCAGCCGCCGGCAGGTGCTGCAGCGTGTGCCCACCGACCTCAACGACCTGGTGACGAGCTTTGCACCATTGCTGCGTCATGCGGTGGGCCAGCTCATTCAGGTGCACGTTCAGACTGAGCCAAACCTGGGCCGGGTGCTGGCCGATCCGGGTGCGATGGAACAGGTGCTGATGAACCTGGCCATCAACGCGCGCGATGCCATGCCCGAAGGAGGGCTGCTGGTGGTGTCCACGCGGCCGGTGGATGCCGACCCGGCCTTTTGCGCCGCCCACCCCGCCGTGGCGCCGGGCCATTATGCCTGCCTGACCGTGTCGGATACGGGGAGCGGGATGGACGATGCCACCCGGCGTCACCTGTTCGAGCCCTTTTACACGACCAAAGAGGTGGGCAAGGGCACCGGTCTGGGGCTCTCGGTGGTGTACGGCATTGTGCGGCAGCACGAGGGGTTCATCGAAGTGCACAGCGAGCCGGGCAAGGGCACGGTGATTGACATCTATCTGCCGCTGGGAGGGCAGCAGCAATGACCCTGTGGGAGAAGACGCTGCGCGTCATTGGTGTAAGCGTGCTGCTGCTGGTGTCGGTGCTGTATCTGCTGCAGCGGGCCGTGCTGCGGCGCGATTTCAGCCGGCTCGAGCGCGAGAACCTGGAGGAACGCCTGCAGACAGCGCGCTATGTGGTGGACCTGGAGCTGGAGCACCTGCAACTGCTTTCTGGCGACTGGGCCCTCTGGGACGATATGTACGCATTCGCCGCCGACGGCAATGCCGAGTTCCTGGCCGCGAACCTGCCCGACCGGTCACTCGAGGTCGCCGGCCTCAACCTGATGGTGATTGTCGATGCGGCGGGGCGGGTGCTCTATGCCCGCGGTTTCGATCCGCTGCACGGCGGGATGTTCGACCTGCCAGAAGTGGATGTGGCCGGCTCTGGCCCGCTGGCGCCGCTGCTGGGGCCGGCGGACGAGGGCGGCCGCAGCGGTCTGGTGATGCTACAATCCGGCGCCATGCTGGCCGCCAGCCGCTCGATCCTGACCAGCCTGGGCCAGGGGCCGGCGCGGGGGACGGTCGTCGTGGGGCGCCTGCTCGAGGAGCGGGCGCGCGAGGGGCTGAGCGAAATTGCCCGGCTGCCCTTGAGGCTGCGCAACGCCAGCGACGAGAGCCTGACCGCCGATGAGAGGGCCAGGCTGGCAGCACTGGCGCCGGGACAGTCCACGTGGATTGAATCGCGCTCGGGCAGCATCTATGCCGGGCATCTGTTGCTGCGCGATATGGCCGGCCAGCCGGCGGTGGTGGTGACGCTGGAGCCATCGACCGATGCGTACAACTATGGCCAGGTGACTTTTTATGCGCTGGGCACCATGCTGGTTGTGGGCGCGCTGGGCCTGTTCTTGGCGGTCCTGCTGGGCATTGAGGTGACGGTGCTCTCGCGCATCAATGCGCTGCGCCGGCAGGTGGCGGTGGTGAGCAGCTCGGCCGACCCGACGTTGCGGGTCAAGCTGGACGGCCGCGATGAGGTGGCCGACCTGGCTCAGAGCATCAACGTCTTGCTGGCCGGGTTGGAGGAGGCGCACCGCTCGTTCGCCGCCCAGCAGCAGGAGCTGCGCGAGTCGGAGCGGCGCTACCGCACCATCTTTGAGACAGCCGGCACGGCCAACGTCATTCTCGACGAGGATGGAACCGTGCTGCTGGTGAATCCCGAGTTTGAGCGCCTCTATGGCTACAGCAGGGAAGAGTTGGAAGGCAAACGCAAATGGTCCGAGTTCGTCCAACCGTCGGACGTGCAGCGGATGAGGGAATACCAGCTGCGGCGGCTGCGGGAGCCCTCTGCGGCGCCGCGGTCCTACGAGTACAAGGGCTATGACCGGCAGGGCAACTTGAGAGATGTCCTGCTGACAGCAGCGGTCATTCCCGGCACGCGGCGCACTCTGGCCAACCTGCTGGACATTACCGAACGCAAGCGCATCGAGGAGGAGCTGCGGCGGCTCAAGGATTTCAACGAAGGCATTGTCGAAGGGATGGCCGAAGGTTTGGTGCTGGAGGACAGCGAAGGTAGAATTACGTTTGTCAACCGCGCCCTGGAAACGATGCTGGGCTATCAGCGGGCCGAGCTCATCGGCTGGAGCTGGACGCAACTGGTGGCTCCGGACCACATCGAGTCGATCCGCGCCAGGATGGCCGGCCGCAGGGAGGGCGCGAGCGAGGTCTACGAGTCGTACTTCCTGGACAAGGCCGGCCGGCAGGTGCCGGTGCTGATCAGCGCGCGGGCGCTGATGGAGGGGGGGCGCTACCACGGTTCGCTGTCGGCCATCACCGATATGCGCGAGCGGGAGCAGCTCGAGGAGCAGCTCAGGCAGGCGCAAAAGCTCGAGATGCTGGGCGTAATTGCCGGCGGCGTGGCGCACAGCTTTAACAACCTGCTCACGGTGATTCGCGGCAACGCGCAGCTCGTTCTGGCCGAAGAGGGACTGACCGAGCAGCTCCGCCACGACCTGGAGGTGATCGACGGGGCGGCTCAGCGGGGGGCGCTGCTCACGCAGCAGTTGCTGACCTTTAGCCGGCGGCGTGTGCTGCAGCCGGTGGCGACGGACCTCAACCGGCTCGTGCGCGATTTCGTGCAGCTCATCGGGCCGGTGCTGGGCGGCGACATCACCGTGCAGACCGGGCTGGCCACAGCAGCGCTGCCGGTGCTGGCCGATGCCAGTGCGGTGGAGCAGGTGCTGATGAACCTCTCGGTCAATGCGCGCGACGCGATGCCCGACGGCGGCACCTTGACCTTTGAGACGGCCGCCGTGAGCCTGCCCGCAGGGGCAGCAGAGTGCCGGCCGGCAGTGCCGCCGGGGGACTATGTGCGGGTGAGTGTCACCGATACGGGCCAGGGAATGGGTCCGGACGTGATCGCCCACCTGTTTGAGCCGTTCTACAGCACCAAAGAGGTAGGCCGGGGCACGGGGCTGGGCCTGTCCGTGGCCTATGGCATTGTGCAGCAGCACCAGGGCTGCATCGAGGTGCAGAGTGCGCCGGGGCAGGGCGCCCGGTTCGACATCTACTTTCCCGCACGCGCTGCCGACCAGCCGCGCAAGCAGGAAGGGTAAGGGACCGCCGCGCGCCCCTCGCGGGCGGTAACGGGCCAGGGGCTGAAACGCGTCCTGAGCCAAGTCGCGGAGGAGATGAAATGGATCCCACCAGGCGAATTCTCATCGTGGACCACGAGCCCAAGTCGACCCTGGATATGGAGCGGGCCCTGACCTCGGCCGGGCACGAGGTGACCCTGACCGAGTCGGGCAAGGACGGCCTGCGCCTCGCGCGCGAGACCGTGCCCCACCTGATCCTGGTCGACGTAGCGCTGACCGACATCAGCGGCATTGACCTGGTCAAGCTGGTGCGCCACGAAGAGTCGCTCGAGCGCAGCTATGTGGTGCTGCTGGTGCGCGAAGAGGTGCCGGCGGCCATTCAGGCGCGCGCTCTGGAGAGCGGCGCCGACGCGGTGGTCCAGAGAACCTTCCTCACCCGCGATTTTGTCTCGCGCATCGAGGCCCTGCTGCGCCGGCAGAGGACGCAGGACGACCTGTGGTATGCCGTGCGCGACCTGCGCAAGACCTTTGACGCCATCTCCGACGCGGTGTACCTGGTAGACCTCGACCACCGCATTATCGAGTGCAACCAGGCGCTGGTGGAGATGCTGGGTGTGCCGCGCGGCGAGATCATTGGCGCCAGATGCTACGAGCTGATGCACCGCAGCAGCAAACCCATCCTGGCCTGCCTCGGCGAAAGGGTCACCTACACCCACCGCCGCGAGACCTGGGAGGCACCGGGGCTGGACGGCCGGTGGCAGCAGGTGGACGTGGACCCCCTGGTCGATGACAACAACAAGGTCGTTGGCAGCGTGCACGTGCTGCGCGATATCACCGACCGGCGGCGCATTGACGAGGCTCTGCGCGCCGCGCAGGAAGACCTCAAGAAGCGCAACGAAGTCGAAGACGGCTTGAAGCGCCGCCAGAGCGAGCTCGAGCAGCAACTGGCGATGGGCCGCACGGCGCTGGCCCAGGCTCATCAGCACAGCGAGGACGTGCTGGCGGCGGCGCAGGAGCAGGTGCGACTGGCGCAGAACGAAGTGGCCGAGCAGCGCCGCCAGAAGATGGCCGGGCTGCGGCGCTTTGCCGCCGGAGTGGCCAAAGAGTTCGAAAAGCGCCTGGCCGAGGTGCTGGGCGGCATCGAGATCACCCTGGGGCGGCTGCAGCCGACGCAGACATTCTACAACGAGCTGCTGGCGGTCAAGCAGGGGCTGGAAGGCGCGCTGTACCTGGTGCGGCAGTTGCGGGCTTTTGCCGCGGTCGAGCTGCTCGAGCCGCAGATCTTTTACGTGAATGAGGCCCTGCGGGCGATGGAACCGCGCCTGCAGCGGCTGCTGGGCAAGCGCATCGGGCCAGAACTCGAGCTGGCGCCCGGCCTGAGGCCGGTGCTGGCCGACCCGCTGGGCTTTGAGGAGATTGTGCTGAACCTGGCCACCCACGTGCGCGCCAGCACGCCGGCCGTCGGTACGCTGCGGCTGATCACCTCTGCGGCCACGCTGAGCGAGGCCGACTGCGCCGCCCATCCCGACGCCAGGGCGGGCGAGTACGTGCTCTTGAGCGTGTCCCAGGTGAGCGACGAGCCGGCCCTGCCGGCCCTGGCCTACCTCTTTGAACCCCTGCCGGCCACGACGGGCAATCAGGGCAATATGGCCCTCACCGCGGCGGAGGGTATGGTGCACCAGCTCGGCGGATTCCTGCTGGTGGCCCAGGGCGGCACGCGCTGGGACGTGTACCTGCCGGCGCAGATGGATCAGCCGCCCGAAACGGCGCCGGAGCCGGCCGCTGCCCCCGCACCGGTCGAGGCGACCCCCGAGGCAGGCGAGCCCAACTGGCCGGCCGCGATGGCTGAGGCGGCCGCCGCATCGCCACGAAATGAGCCCGCCGCCGAGGTGCCACGAAGCGATAGTACTGCCGAACCGTCGCCGGCCGCTGCGCCTGCGCCGGAGGCGGAGCCAGCCGCAGACGCCGCGGCGAGCAAAGCCACGGTGAGGGAAGCGGGACCGGCAGTTGGTTCGGCGGAGATGATCGGCGCTGCGCCAGGCGGCGAGCCAGCGCCGGCGCAGACGGTCGAACCAGAGCCGCTGCCGGAGACGGCCGGGGTGGCTGCAGCAGAGCCAGCCCCTGAGGTCCCTGCGCCCACCACCGAGTCCGCGGCCACGGCGAGCGCTGAGAACGAACACGAGCTGCCGGCGTTCCTCTCGGAGGAAGATGTGCCGTCTCCGCTGGAGACAGAGCCGCCGGGCGGCATTGGTGCCCGGCTGAGGGCCAGGCTGCGCCGCAAGGCGGCCCCGCAGCAGGACGCGGCTGCTGAAGAACCTGCAGCGCCCAGGAACTAGGCGATGAGATACTCACCCAAGCTGGCTGAAGCCTGGGAGCATTTTGACCGGGGCGACTATTCTGGCGCCGTGGCCGAGGCCCGTATCAAGTGGCGGGCACTCTATCCGGACGACGGCGCCTCGGAGGGGTGGCTTCTGCTGGGTCTGGCTCTCGATGCCATCGAGTGGTACGATGAGGCCGTGGAGTGCCTGACCGTGCTGTGCAAGGGCAGCGAGCTCGCTGACAACTGGTGTCATCTGGCTGTGGCCACGCTGCACGCCGGCAAGCGCAAGCTGAGCGAAGAGGCATTTGAGCAGGTGCGATTGTGCCACCAGGTGTCGCGCTATGCACAGCGGCCGGGGCTCTTCTGGCACCTGTTTGCCTATGCCCACGCCCTGCTCGAGGCGGGCGACCTTCCGGGCACGCGCGCCCTGCTGGATGAAATTGGCGACGGAATGCGCCGCCTGCCGAACGTCGAGCCGGCACTGCTGGTGGCACGGGGCATGCCCACGTTCCCCGGCTTGTTGGAGCTAGCGGTGCGCCATTTTCGTGCTGCCTGCACGCCGGATGCGGGTACGGCCTGGCTGCAGGCCCTGGGCGAGGGAGTGGATGCCGAGAGCGGGCGGCAGGTGGCCCGCGCGATGAAGGAGCTGCGTGACACAGACGGATGTCAGGCGTAGCGGAGGCGCGCGCCTCTGGACCCGCGACTATGCGCTGGTGCTGGGCTCGACGCTGCTGGTGTGGGCAAGCTATTATGGGCTGATGGTGGTCATGCCGCTCTATGCTACAAAGGTGCTGGGCGGCAACAGGGCGCAGGTGGGGCTGCTCTCGAGCATTCTGGCTCTGTCCTCTGTTCCGGCGCGGCTGGCCGGCGGCTGGGCCTGCGACCGCTGGGGACGGCGGCCGGTGCAGCTCGCCTTTCTGGCGTTGTTCGTGCTGGCGGCGTTCAGCTATCCTCTGGCCGCCACTTTTCCCCTGCTGCTCCTGCTGCGCTTTTTGCACGGCGTTCCCTTTGGCGGGGGCACCACGGCGTGTATGACCGTTGGCTCGGACCTGGTGCCGGCCGAAAGGCGGGGCGAAGGGATGGGCTATTATGCCGCCTCGCAGGTTATGGCCTATGCCGTGGGTCCGCCCCTGGCCTTTTTCGTGCTGGCCCGCAGCGGCTTTGACGGGTTCTTTACCGTGGCCGGGCTGCTGGCAGCGGGGTCGCTGCTGCTGGGCTGGCTCATCCACCATCCCCGCGTGAGCGACCCGACGGCGCGTTTTCGGCTCTCGGCGGTGCTCGAAAAGCGCGTGCTGTGGATGTCGCTGATGGGGCTGTTCATCGCGCTGGGCTACAGCGGACTGGTCACTTTTGCCACCCTTTATGCCGGGCAGGTAGGGGTGTCCAATGCGGGGCCGTTCTTCACCCTTTACGCGCTGAGCGTGCTGGCGGTGCGCCCGCTGGTCGGCAAGCTCTTTGACCGGCACGGGCCGAGCCTGCCGGTGCTGGCCGGGCTGGCGGGGATGATGGCCGGGTTTGTACTGTTGACCTGCTGGCGCAGTCCGCTGGGTTTTCACCTGTCGGCCGTGCTGTACGGGCTGGCCTACGGCGCCTGCTTTCCTTCGATCCAGGCCATGGCCGTGGGGGTGGTAGAGCCGGAGCGGCGCGGAGCGGCCGGTGCCACGCTCTTTGCCATTTTTGACGTGGGCATGACCATTGGGCCTTATGCCAATGGCCTGCTGGCCGACACGCGCGGAGGGTATCCGCTGGTGTTTCTGACCGGCGCGGCAGTGCTGGTGGTGGCGGTGCTGCTGTATCTCACGCGCGTGCGGGCCGAGTACGAGGCGCAGCGGAGATAAGGAGGGTCCAGCGGCAGGGATCGGGCGTCGCCAGCCGGCGCGTCCCGCTGCGGCCAGATTGCTCTGCGCGAAGCGCAAGGGCGAGAGCGCCCTTGATGTGAGGTGTTCCAGTGTTGTCTCCTCGGTATGCTGCGGTGCTGGTCCTCTCTCTGGCGCTGCTGGTGATGCCGTCTCCCCGGGCTAACACCGCTGTTGCGGCCACAGTCAGCGACGTGTTGACGCCGCTCGGCCAGGTCGGCGGGCCGGTGAGCGCGGTAGCCGTGCAAGGCGACGCGGCCTCCGGCGCGTTGTATGCCTACTTGGGCGTGGGGCCGCGGCTGGTGGTGCTGGACGTATCCGACCCCACCAACTCCGTCGAACTCGGCAGCACTGCACCCTTTCCCTCCTTCGTCGAAGACATCGCCGTCCACGGCACGTTGGCCTACCTCGTTGCGGGCGACGCTGGGCTGCGCATCATCGATGTCTCCAACCCGGCGCTGCCACGGGAGGTGGGCGCCTGGGATTCCCCCGGCTACGCCGAGGGCGTGGCCATCTCTGGTACCCTGATCTGCCTGGCGGATGGACCGAACGGCCTGCAGGTGCTGGATGTCTCTGACCCTTCGGCCCCCCTGCGACTGAACAGCGCGTTCGAAACTCATTTTGCGTTTGACGTGCTGTGGCACGACGGACTGGCCTATGTCGCGGCGGGCGGCTCGGGGCTGCTGGTGGTGGACCTGCGCAACCCGACGCTGCCGGTGGAGGTCGGCCAGGTCGATACCCCGGGCAATGCCTACGGGGTAGCAGGCGACCCGGAGTGGAA
The window above is part of the Chloroflexi bacterium ADurb.Bin180 genome. Proteins encoded here:
- a CDS encoding Blue-light-activated protein, whose protein sequence is MTLWEKTLRVIGVSVLLLVSVLYLLQRAVLRRDFSRLERENLEERLQTARYVVDLELEHLQLLSGDWALWDDMYAFAADGNAEFLAANLPDRSLEVAGLNLMVIVDAAGRVLYARGFDPLHGGMFDLPEVDVAGSGPLAPLLGPADEGGRSGLVMLQSGAMLAASRSILTSLGQGPARGTVVVGRLLEERAREGLSEIARLPLRLRNASDESLTADERARLAALAPGQSTWIESRSGSIYAGHLLLRDMAGQPAVVVTLEPSTDAYNYGQVTFYALGTMLVVGALGLFLAVLLGIEVTVLSRINALRRQVAVVSSSADPTLRVKLDGRDEVADLAQSINVLLAGLEEAHRSFAAQQQELRESERRYRTIFETAGTANVILDEDGTVLLVNPEFERLYGYSREELEGKRKWSEFVQPSDVQRMREYQLRRLREPSAAPRSYEYKGYDRQGNLRDVLLTAAVIPGTRRTLANLLDITERKRIEEELRRLKDFNEGIVEGMAEGLVLEDSEGRITFVNRALETMLGYQRAELIGWSWTQLVAPDHIESIRARMAGRREGASEVYESYFLDKAGRQVPVLISARALMEGGRYHGSLSAITDMREREQLEEQLRQAQKLEMLGVIAGGVAHSFNNLLTVIRGNAQLVLAEEGLTEQLRHDLEVIDGAAQRGALLTQQLLTFSRRRVLQPVATDLNRLVRDFVQLIGPVLGGDITVQTGLATAALPVLADASAVEQVLMNLSVNARDAMPDGGTLTFETAAVSLPAGAAECRPAVPPGDYVRVSVTDTGQGMGPDVIAHLFEPFYSTKEVGRGTGLGLSVAYGIVQQHQGCIEVQSAPGQGARFDIYFPARAADQPRKQEG
- a CDS encoding Blue-light-activated protein; amino-acid sequence: MLLHESPYIASLVITAALALAAALYFSRRAPRGVVPFVALMAGVACWASFYALELSTPDLATKLFWFGLKYVGIVTLPPAYVQYALRYTDQEGLLRGRAKVLLAVEPLFFLLALWTNGAHHWVWTGARVVLADGANGVLVLDHGWAFWLNMVYSNGLSLVGQLVLAGSLIHASPLHRRQTAVLMLACSLPLLTSVASVVQAAPLGLPSLVPPAALLAGLVMGYGLLRFDLPDVLPVAREVTLEHVAEGVVVVSRGGRVVDANAAALALAGLTRGQAVGRPAAEVLSFVPAALERAGGLDAWQGLEEWTQAGQVRQLDLFVSLLRGRRGQESGHVAVIRDITERLAVENELLARSNELAELYDTSLAIASELDLQKLLPVIVERANRLLTAMGTGLYLYDAEKDNLFYEVGTGLSEQFVGSSLGRGEGLSGRVLETELPLAVEDYHHWPGRSLQFEAQAVGSVLGVPVRWQGRVLGVIEVQREAGRPFTSEERRLMDLFAIQAASALGNARLYQAAQRELQERRLAESALRASEARYRATVQDQTEQIYRMKPDLTITFANDAACRFQGVLPQQVVGRSVLEDVLPEDQAGVRQILGMISPEQPVLVSENRNVGADQQQHWFQWTNRGIFDESGRLVELLSVGRNIDERKSAEADRERLEEQLRLAQRTEAVGILAGGVAHEFNNLLTVIRGNVELLQADLAEQPAMQAPLEAIARTAQRATALTRQLLALSRRQVLQRVPTDLNDLVTSFAPLLRHAVGQLIQVHVQTEPNLGRVLADPGAMEQVLMNLAINARDAMPEGGLLVVSTRPVDADPAFCAAHPAVAPGHYACLTVSDTGSGMDDATRRHLFEPFYTTKEVGKGTGLGLSVVYGIVRQHEGFIEVHSEPGKGTVIDIYLPLGGQQQ
- the virA gene encoding Wide host range VirA protein, coding for MDPTRRILIVDHEPKSTLDMERALTSAGHEVTLTESGKDGLRLARETVPHLILVDVALTDISGIDLVKLVRHEESLERSYVVLLVREEVPAAIQARALESGADAVVQRTFLTRDFVSRIEALLRRQRTQDDLWYAVRDLRKTFDAISDAVYLVDLDHRIIECNQALVEMLGVPRGEIIGARCYELMHRSSKPILACLGERVTYTHRRETWEAPGLDGRWQQVDVDPLVDDNNKVVGSVHVLRDITDRRRIDEALRAAQEDLKKRNEVEDGLKRRQSELEQQLAMGRTALAQAHQHSEDVLAAAQEQVRLAQNEVAEQRRQKMAGLRRFAAGVAKEFEKRLAEVLGGIEITLGRLQPTQTFYNELLAVKQGLEGALYLVRQLRAFAAVELLEPQIFYVNEALRAMEPRLQRLLGKRIGPELELAPGLRPVLADPLGFEEIVLNLATHVRASTPAVGTLRLITSAATLSEADCAAHPDARAGEYVLLSVSQVSDEPALPALAYLFEPLPATTGNQGNMALTAAEGMVHQLGGFLLVAQGGTRWDVYLPAQMDQPPETAPEPAAAPAPVEATPEAGEPNWPAAMAEAAAASPRNEPAAEVPRSDSTAEPSPAAAPAPEAEPAADAAASKATVREAGPAVGSAEMIGAAPGGEPAPAQTVEPEPLPETAGVAAAEPAPEVPAPTTESAATASAENEHELPAFLSEEDVPSPLETEPPGGIGARLRARLRRKAAPQQDAAAEEPAAPRN